One window of the Benincasa hispida cultivar B227 chromosome 3, ASM972705v1, whole genome shotgun sequence genome contains the following:
- the LOC120073208 gene encoding uncharacterized protein LOC120073208: protein MGSSSSTFPVICLLHSVVAITSGTLMMFYMKEIYTIGHGIDTATKLMGSTPHDQLLIRTSDSFSGLLLFAIGFLLFMVSFVRDREFQGFFAKGCTVLHVSMAMWRFYFERRVEDLAWDWLRQIVGDILLALSWVFFLVYSWREKYD, encoded by the coding sequence ATGGGATCGTCTTCGTCGACTTTCCCGGTTATCTGCCTTCTTCACTCCGTCGTCGCAATCACGAGCGGGACCCTTATGATGTTCTATATGAAAGAGATTTACACGATTGGCCATGGGATTGACACCGCCACTAAGTTAATGGGCTCTACGCCGCACGATCAGCTCCTGATTCGGACCTCCGATTCGTTTTCTGGATTGCTCCTCTTCGCAATCGGATTCCTTCTCTTCATGGTTTCCTTCGTCAGGGACAGGGAATTTCAAGGGTTTTTCGCCAAGGGGTGTACGGTGCTTCACGTCTCAATGGCGATGTGGAGATTCTATTTCGAGCGGAGGGTGGAGGATCTGGCCTGGGATTGGCTAAGGCAGATTGTTGGTGACATTCTTCTTGCTCTATCTTGGGTCTTCTTTCTTGTTTATTCCTGGAGAGAAAAATATGATTAG
- the LOC120073206 gene encoding pentatricopeptide repeat-containing protein At2g33760 isoform X2, whose product MEVNPNHTASSSIWSTEKGNNEKMLKRFPFCDVIIFQMNELSYLRRHGIFGSWQQAECRGRRRKQQKSIKLKLERRSLGGNCNCKASVHHVQKKIHLPEIINPTMNKIKLETEQLPFQHPVTRIFYSRSHSPVYKALLQAGSRLRSLQQVHAHIIVSGLHTSRSLLTKLISLVCAAGSITYARRLFPTVPNPDSFLFDSLLKATSKFAFSIDAVLFYRHMLFSGVPQSNYTFTSVIKACADLSALRLGREIHSHVMVCGYGSDMYVQAALIALYAKASDMKVAKKVFDAMPQRTIIAWNSLISGYEQNGFPKESIGIFHLMLESGFQPDPTTIVSLLSSCSQLGALDFGCWLHDYANGNGFDLNVVLGTSLINMYTRCGNVSKAREVFDSMKERNVVTWTAMISGYGMHGNVLSACAHSGLIDDGRRVFSSMKEAYGLVPGVEHHVCMVDMFGRAGLLNDAYQFIKNFLPKEPGAAVWTSMLGACRMHKNFDLGVKVAEHVLAVEPENPGHYVMLSNIYALAGRMDRVEMVRNMMIRRRLKKQVGYSSIEINRKTYLFSMGDKSHPQTSTIYRYLDELMGRCSESGYVPAPESLMHDLEDEERDYALRYHSEKVALAFGLLETNQGETIRIVKNLRICEDCHSAIKHISIIADREIIVRDKFRFHHFKDGSCSCLDYW is encoded by the exons atggaagtCAATCCAAACCACACTGCATCATCCTCGATTTGGAGCACAGAGAAAGGAAACAatgaaaaaatgttaaaaagatttccattttgtgatgtgataatttttcaaatgaacGAACTTTCATATTTAAGGAGGCATGGCATTTTTGGCAGTTGGCAACAAGCTGAATGCCGAGGACGAAGAAGGAAGCAACAAAAAAGCATAAAGTTGAAGCTGGAACGGCGGAGCTTAGGAGGGAACTGCAACTGCAAGGCATCTGT GCATCACGTGCAGAAGAAAATTCATCTTCCAGAAATCATCAATCCAACTATGAACAAAATTAAACTGGAAACCGAACAACTTCCATTTCAACATCCTGTAACTCGCATTTTTTACTCGCGATCCCACTCTCCAGTCTACAAAGCGCTTCTTCAAGCGGGTTCCCGTCTGAGAAGCCTTCAACAAGTTCATGCTCATATTATCGTTTCCGGACTCCATACAAGTCGATCCCTCCTCACTAAGCTTATTTCTCTTGTTTGTGCCGCTGGTTCAATTACCTATGCTCGGCGATTGTTCCCCACTGTGCCAAATCCCGACTCCTTCCTGTTTGATTCCCTTCTCAAAGCAACTTCCAAATTCGCTTTCTCTATTGATGCCGTCTTGTTTTACCGTCATATGCTTTTCTCGGGTGTTCCCCAGTCGAATTACACCTTTACGTCTGTGATCAAAGCCTGTGCAGATCTTTCAGCTCTGAGGTTAGGTAGAGAAATTCATTCGCATGTTATGGTTTGCGGGTATGGTTCTGATATGTATGTTCAGGCTGCCCTTATTGCTCTTTATGCCAAAGCTAGTGATATGAAAGTTGCCAAGAAGGTGTTTGATGCAATGCCACAAAGAACAATTATAGCTTGGAACTCACTAATATCAGGGTACGAGCAAAATGGATTCCCGAAAGAATCAATTGGTATATTTCATCTGATGTTGGAGTCGGGCTTTCAACCTGATCCAACGACTATAGTGAGCTTATTGTCTTCCTGTTCTCAGCTAGGGGCCCTTGATTTCGGTTGCTGGTTGCATGATTATGCTAATGGTAATGGTTTTGATCTTAACGTGGTTCTTGGTACTTCATTGATTAACATGTACACTAGATGTGGGAATGTAAGCAAAGCACGGGAAGTTTTTGACTCCATGAAGGAAAGGAATGTCGTTACCTGGACAGCCATGATTTCAGGGTATGGGATGCATGGCAACG TCTTGTCTGCATGTGCTCATTCAGGGTTGATTGATGATGGCCGTCGGGTATTTTCAAGCATGAAGGAAGCATATGGGTTAGTCCCAGGAGTAGAACATCATGTCTGCATGGTAGATATGTTTGGGCGTGCTGGATTGCTCAACGATGCTTATCAATTTATCAAAAATTTTCTTCCCAAAGAGCCAGGTGCGGCAGTTTGGACTTCAATGCTCGGGGCGTGCAGAATGCATAAAAATTTTGACCTTGGCGTTAAGGTTGCAGAACATGTTTTAGCAGTTGAGCCAGAAAACCCCGGTCATTATGTAATGCTTTCTAACATATATGCATTGGCCGGTAGGATGGATCGTGTGGAGATGGTACGAAATATGATGATTAGACGACGCCTAAAGAAGCAAGTAGGGTATAGCAGCATTGAGATCAATCGAAAGACATATTTGTTTAGCATGGGTGACAAGTCTCATCCTCAGACAAGCACAATCTATAGGTATTTAGATGAATTGATGGGTCGATGTAGTGAATCAGGCTATGTACCAGCACCAGAGTCCTTGATGCATGATTTGGAAGATGAGGAAAGGGATTATGCCCTTAGATATCATAGTGAGAAGGTTGCACTAGCATTTGGTTTACTTGAAACCAATCAAGGTGAGACTATAAGGATTGTAAAGAACCTTCGAATATGTGAGGATTGTCATTCAGCTATTAAACACATCTCTATTATTGCTGATAGAGAAATAATTGTTAGGGATAAATTTCGTTTTCACCACTTCAAAGATGGTTCTTGTTCTTGTCTTGATTATTGGTga
- the LOC120073206 gene encoding pentatricopeptide repeat-containing protein At2g33760 isoform X1 — translation MEVNPNHTASSSIWSTEKGNNEKMLKRFPFCDVIIFQMNELSYLRRHGIFGSWQQAECRGRRRKQQKSIKLKLERRSLGGNCNCKASVHHVQKKIHLPEIINPTMNKIKLETEQLPFQHPVTRIFYSRSHSPVYKALLQAGSRLRSLQQVHAHIIVSGLHTSRSLLTKLISLVCAAGSITYARRLFPTVPNPDSFLFDSLLKATSKFAFSIDAVLFYRHMLFSGVPQSNYTFTSVIKACADLSALRLGREIHSHVMVCGYGSDMYVQAALIALYAKASDMKVAKKVFDAMPQRTIIAWNSLISGYEQNGFPKESIGIFHLMLESGFQPDPTTIVSLLSSCSQLGALDFGCWLHDYANGNGFDLNVVLGTSLINMYTRCGNVSKAREVFDSMKERNVVTWTAMISGYGMHGNGEQAMKLFGEMRAHGPRPNNITFVAVLSACAHSGLIDDGRRVFSSMKEAYGLVPGVEHHVCMVDMFGRAGLLNDAYQFIKNFLPKEPGAAVWTSMLGACRMHKNFDLGVKVAEHVLAVEPENPGHYVMLSNIYALAGRMDRVEMVRNMMIRRRLKKQVGYSSIEINRKTYLFSMGDKSHPQTSTIYRYLDELMGRCSESGYVPAPESLMHDLEDEERDYALRYHSEKVALAFGLLETNQGETIRIVKNLRICEDCHSAIKHISIIADREIIVRDKFRFHHFKDGSCSCLDYW, via the exons atggaagtCAATCCAAACCACACTGCATCATCCTCGATTTGGAGCACAGAGAAAGGAAACAatgaaaaaatgttaaaaagatttccattttgtgatgtgataatttttcaaatgaacGAACTTTCATATTTAAGGAGGCATGGCATTTTTGGCAGTTGGCAACAAGCTGAATGCCGAGGACGAAGAAGGAAGCAACAAAAAAGCATAAAGTTGAAGCTGGAACGGCGGAGCTTAGGAGGGAACTGCAACTGCAAGGCATCTGT GCATCACGTGCAGAAGAAAATTCATCTTCCAGAAATCATCAATCCAACTATGAACAAAATTAAACTGGAAACCGAACAACTTCCATTTCAACATCCTGTAACTCGCATTTTTTACTCGCGATCCCACTCTCCAGTCTACAAAGCGCTTCTTCAAGCGGGTTCCCGTCTGAGAAGCCTTCAACAAGTTCATGCTCATATTATCGTTTCCGGACTCCATACAAGTCGATCCCTCCTCACTAAGCTTATTTCTCTTGTTTGTGCCGCTGGTTCAATTACCTATGCTCGGCGATTGTTCCCCACTGTGCCAAATCCCGACTCCTTCCTGTTTGATTCCCTTCTCAAAGCAACTTCCAAATTCGCTTTCTCTATTGATGCCGTCTTGTTTTACCGTCATATGCTTTTCTCGGGTGTTCCCCAGTCGAATTACACCTTTACGTCTGTGATCAAAGCCTGTGCAGATCTTTCAGCTCTGAGGTTAGGTAGAGAAATTCATTCGCATGTTATGGTTTGCGGGTATGGTTCTGATATGTATGTTCAGGCTGCCCTTATTGCTCTTTATGCCAAAGCTAGTGATATGAAAGTTGCCAAGAAGGTGTTTGATGCAATGCCACAAAGAACAATTATAGCTTGGAACTCACTAATATCAGGGTACGAGCAAAATGGATTCCCGAAAGAATCAATTGGTATATTTCATCTGATGTTGGAGTCGGGCTTTCAACCTGATCCAACGACTATAGTGAGCTTATTGTCTTCCTGTTCTCAGCTAGGGGCCCTTGATTTCGGTTGCTGGTTGCATGATTATGCTAATGGTAATGGTTTTGATCTTAACGTGGTTCTTGGTACTTCATTGATTAACATGTACACTAGATGTGGGAATGTAAGCAAAGCACGGGAAGTTTTTGACTCCATGAAGGAAAGGAATGTCGTTACCTGGACAGCCATGATTTCAGGGTATGGGATGCATGGCAACGGTGAGCAAGCAATGAAGCTTTTTGGTGAAATGAGAGCTCACGGTCCTCGTCCTAACAATATTACATTTGTTGCAGTCTTGTCTGCATGTGCTCATTCAGGGTTGATTGATGATGGCCGTCGGGTATTTTCAAGCATGAAGGAAGCATATGGGTTAGTCCCAGGAGTAGAACATCATGTCTGCATGGTAGATATGTTTGGGCGTGCTGGATTGCTCAACGATGCTTATCAATTTATCAAAAATTTTCTTCCCAAAGAGCCAGGTGCGGCAGTTTGGACTTCAATGCTCGGGGCGTGCAGAATGCATAAAAATTTTGACCTTGGCGTTAAGGTTGCAGAACATGTTTTAGCAGTTGAGCCAGAAAACCCCGGTCATTATGTAATGCTTTCTAACATATATGCATTGGCCGGTAGGATGGATCGTGTGGAGATGGTACGAAATATGATGATTAGACGACGCCTAAAGAAGCAAGTAGGGTATAGCAGCATTGAGATCAATCGAAAGACATATTTGTTTAGCATGGGTGACAAGTCTCATCCTCAGACAAGCACAATCTATAGGTATTTAGATGAATTGATGGGTCGATGTAGTGAATCAGGCTATGTACCAGCACCAGAGTCCTTGATGCATGATTTGGAAGATGAGGAAAGGGATTATGCCCTTAGATATCATAGTGAGAAGGTTGCACTAGCATTTGGTTTACTTGAAACCAATCAAGGTGAGACTATAAGGATTGTAAAGAACCTTCGAATATGTGAGGATTGTCATTCAGCTATTAAACACATCTCTATTATTGCTGATAGAGAAATAATTGTTAGGGATAAATTTCGTTTTCACCACTTCAAAGATGGTTCTTGTTCTTGTCTTGATTATTGGTga
- the LOC120073206 gene encoding pentatricopeptide repeat-containing protein At2g33760 isoform X3, producing MNKIKLETEQLPFQHPVTRIFYSRSHSPVYKALLQAGSRLRSLQQVHAHIIVSGLHTSRSLLTKLISLVCAAGSITYARRLFPTVPNPDSFLFDSLLKATSKFAFSIDAVLFYRHMLFSGVPQSNYTFTSVIKACADLSALRLGREIHSHVMVCGYGSDMYVQAALIALYAKASDMKVAKKVFDAMPQRTIIAWNSLISGYEQNGFPKESIGIFHLMLESGFQPDPTTIVSLLSSCSQLGALDFGCWLHDYANGNGFDLNVVLGTSLINMYTRCGNVSKAREVFDSMKERNVVTWTAMISGYGMHGNGEQAMKLFGEMRAHGPRPNNITFVAVLSACAHSGLIDDGRRVFSSMKEAYGLVPGVEHHVCMVDMFGRAGLLNDAYQFIKNFLPKEPGAAVWTSMLGACRMHKNFDLGVKVAEHVLAVEPENPGHYVMLSNIYALAGRMDRVEMVRNMMIRRRLKKQVGYSSIEINRKTYLFSMGDKSHPQTSTIYRYLDELMGRCSESGYVPAPESLMHDLEDEERDYALRYHSEKVALAFGLLETNQGETIRIVKNLRICEDCHSAIKHISIIADREIIVRDKFRFHHFKDGSCSCLDYW from the coding sequence ATGAACAAAATTAAACTGGAAACCGAACAACTTCCATTTCAACATCCTGTAACTCGCATTTTTTACTCGCGATCCCACTCTCCAGTCTACAAAGCGCTTCTTCAAGCGGGTTCCCGTCTGAGAAGCCTTCAACAAGTTCATGCTCATATTATCGTTTCCGGACTCCATACAAGTCGATCCCTCCTCACTAAGCTTATTTCTCTTGTTTGTGCCGCTGGTTCAATTACCTATGCTCGGCGATTGTTCCCCACTGTGCCAAATCCCGACTCCTTCCTGTTTGATTCCCTTCTCAAAGCAACTTCCAAATTCGCTTTCTCTATTGATGCCGTCTTGTTTTACCGTCATATGCTTTTCTCGGGTGTTCCCCAGTCGAATTACACCTTTACGTCTGTGATCAAAGCCTGTGCAGATCTTTCAGCTCTGAGGTTAGGTAGAGAAATTCATTCGCATGTTATGGTTTGCGGGTATGGTTCTGATATGTATGTTCAGGCTGCCCTTATTGCTCTTTATGCCAAAGCTAGTGATATGAAAGTTGCCAAGAAGGTGTTTGATGCAATGCCACAAAGAACAATTATAGCTTGGAACTCACTAATATCAGGGTACGAGCAAAATGGATTCCCGAAAGAATCAATTGGTATATTTCATCTGATGTTGGAGTCGGGCTTTCAACCTGATCCAACGACTATAGTGAGCTTATTGTCTTCCTGTTCTCAGCTAGGGGCCCTTGATTTCGGTTGCTGGTTGCATGATTATGCTAATGGTAATGGTTTTGATCTTAACGTGGTTCTTGGTACTTCATTGATTAACATGTACACTAGATGTGGGAATGTAAGCAAAGCACGGGAAGTTTTTGACTCCATGAAGGAAAGGAATGTCGTTACCTGGACAGCCATGATTTCAGGGTATGGGATGCATGGCAACGGTGAGCAAGCAATGAAGCTTTTTGGTGAAATGAGAGCTCACGGTCCTCGTCCTAACAATATTACATTTGTTGCAGTCTTGTCTGCATGTGCTCATTCAGGGTTGATTGATGATGGCCGTCGGGTATTTTCAAGCATGAAGGAAGCATATGGGTTAGTCCCAGGAGTAGAACATCATGTCTGCATGGTAGATATGTTTGGGCGTGCTGGATTGCTCAACGATGCTTATCAATTTATCAAAAATTTTCTTCCCAAAGAGCCAGGTGCGGCAGTTTGGACTTCAATGCTCGGGGCGTGCAGAATGCATAAAAATTTTGACCTTGGCGTTAAGGTTGCAGAACATGTTTTAGCAGTTGAGCCAGAAAACCCCGGTCATTATGTAATGCTTTCTAACATATATGCATTGGCCGGTAGGATGGATCGTGTGGAGATGGTACGAAATATGATGATTAGACGACGCCTAAAGAAGCAAGTAGGGTATAGCAGCATTGAGATCAATCGAAAGACATATTTGTTTAGCATGGGTGACAAGTCTCATCCTCAGACAAGCACAATCTATAGGTATTTAGATGAATTGATGGGTCGATGTAGTGAATCAGGCTATGTACCAGCACCAGAGTCCTTGATGCATGATTTGGAAGATGAGGAAAGGGATTATGCCCTTAGATATCATAGTGAGAAGGTTGCACTAGCATTTGGTTTACTTGAAACCAATCAAGGTGAGACTATAAGGATTGTAAAGAACCTTCGAATATGTGAGGATTGTCATTCAGCTATTAAACACATCTCTATTATTGCTGATAGAGAAATAATTGTTAGGGATAAATTTCGTTTTCACCACTTCAAAGATGGTTCTTGTTCTTGTCTTGATTATTGGTga